The Sesamum indicum cultivar Zhongzhi No. 13 linkage group LG6, S_indicum_v1.0, whole genome shotgun sequence genome has a segment encoding these proteins:
- the LOC105163112 gene encoding uncharacterized protein LOC105163112: MLSVAFLLSLLFLSAAGGGSANSTAYEVLQSFDFPVGILPKGVTHYDLVASSGKFNAYLNGSCSFSLEGSYQLRYKSKISGYIHKDKLTDLSGVSVKVFFLWLNIVEVRRNGEKLEFSVGIASAEFGIDNFYVSPQCGCGLKCNPSDELREMGNLRTNPLVSSS, from the coding sequence ATGTTATCCGTCGCTTTCCtcctctctcttctctttctctccgCAGCCGGCGGGGGCTCCGCCAATTCGACGGCGTACGAAGTACTCCAGTCCTTCGATTTTCCTGTTGGTATCCTTCCAAAAGGCGTAACTCACTACGATCTTGTCGCGTCTTCCGGCAAATTCAACGCTTATTTAAACGGTTCCTGCAGTTTCTCTTTGGAAGGTTCGTATCAGCTAAGGTACAAGTCTAAGATCAGCGGGTACATCCACAAAGATAAGTTGACTGATTTATCTGGGGTTAGCGTCAAAGTGTTTTTCCTCTGGCTGAATATTGTTGAAGTTAGGAGGAACGGTGAAAAGCTTGAATTCTCAGTGGGAATTGCGTCTGCCGAATTTGGgatagataatttttatgtttctcCGCAATGCGGGTGTGGATTGAAATGTAACCCCTCGGACGAGCTTCGGGAAATGGGGAATCTTAGGACTAATCCTCTTGTTTCTTCGTCTTAG
- the LOC105163113 gene encoding protein SENESCENCE-ASSOCIATED GENE 21, mitochondrial-like, which yields MARSFSNLKTLSAFIARRGYAAASPSVGSSSVRSGAPNVMLKTASEDPSKTAWVPDPVTGYYRPENQVKELDPVEMREMLIKNKTCRGQ from the exons aTGGCTCGCTCCTTCTCCAACCTCAAGACTCTCTCTGCCTTCATCGCCAG GAGGGGATACGCTGCAGCGTCGCCGAGCGTTGGTTCCAGCAGCGTGAGAAGCGGAGCTCCGAATGTGATGTTGAAAACAGCGTCCGAGGATCCGTCCAAGACTGCATGGGTGCCCGACCCAGTGACTGGGTACTACCGCCCTGAGAATCAGGTCAAGGAACTCGACCCGGTTGAGATGCGGGAGATGCTCATCAAGAACAAAACCTGCAGAGGACAATGA
- the LOC105163114 gene encoding U1 small nuclear ribonucleoprotein A, with product MAAEGTPTGNDISPNMTIYINNLNEKIKLDELKKSLHAVFSQFGKILEVLAFKTLKHKGQAWVVFEEVSSATNALRQMQGFPFYDKPMRIQYAKTKSDIIAKADGTFVPREKRKKHDDRGRKKKEQHDANQAAAGAAYAGAYGAAPPLSQIPYMGARAVPEAPAPPNNILFVQNLPHQTTSMMLQMLFSQCPGFKEVRMVEAKPGIAFVEYENEMQSTVAMQGLQGFKITDDNPMLITYAKK from the exons ATGGCGGCGGAAGGCACCCCTACCGGCAACGACATTTCTCCTAATATGACAATTTACATTAACAACCTCAACGAGAAAATCAAGCTCGACG AATTGAAGAAGTCACTTCACGCGGTGTTTTCGCAATTCGGGAAAATACTCGAGGTTTTGGCATTCAAAACCCTAAAACATAAGGGGCAAGCTTGGGTTGTTTTTGAGGAGGTTTCTTCGGCCACCAATGCGCTTCGTCAAATGCAAGGATTTCCATTCTACGATAAGCCTATG CGGATACAATATGCGAAGACAAAATCTGATATCATAGCAAAAGCAGATGGTACTTTTGTACCtcgagaaaaaagaaagaagcatGATGACAGAG gaagaaagaaaaaggagcaACATGATGCTAATCAAGCAGCAGCTGGTGCAGCATATGCTGGTGCTTATGGTGCAGCCCCTCCT TTATCTCAAATACCATATATGGGGGCCAGAGCTGTTCCAGAGGCTCCTGCTCCACCAAATAACATCTTGTTTGTTCAGAATCTTCCTCACCAAACAACTTCTATGATGTTGCAAATGCTTTTCAGTCAATGTCCTGGATTCAAGGAAGTTAGGATGGTCGAAGCGAAGCCTGGAATTGCTTTTGTAGAATATGAAAACGAGATGCAGTCAACTGTAGCAATGCAGGGTCTTCAGGGATTTAAAATAACTGATGACAATCCTATGTTGATTACCTATGCAAAGAAGTAG